One window of Polyangiaceae bacterium genomic DNA carries:
- a CDS encoding outer membrane beta-barrel protein, giving the protein MLRLTSPSLSLTLALFAVAPSAFGQAEAPEPPPPLQPWYDAVELGAFVDAYYNVNWAFPKPQDGSGVPTRYDARQTGFALSWVGLDASFAPEPVGGTLSLRFGPTATEHAGADAGTALEQVAQAFASWRPGGSHGMLRLDFGKFETIYGAEVPESHHNATYTRGVVWSTQPIFHTGLRANLELMPELGVSALLVNGINRSEDNNVGKTFGLQATLRPNDWLLAKVGWLGGPEQDDFATISCPADQAYSNATGACEDKPGAPGGSETVDRGGANDFEAWKHLVDVVVAVTPTPELSLLANFDYGTEGVRSIGPGLDTDVETESWYGGMLTARYAFTEVFAVALRGEYLKDEHGAVTELVEASGAHVTNAELATATLTLEAAPTENLLFRLEQRGDFLLSGSPSKNVYRNEERGAEDQVHTTTLGVVVKTD; this is encoded by the coding sequence ATGTTGCGCCTCACGTCCCCCTCCCTTTCCCTGACCCTCGCTCTATTCGCCGTCGCGCCGTCTGCCTTTGGCCAAGCCGAGGCTCCAGAACCACCTCCTCCGCTTCAGCCTTGGTACGACGCGGTGGAACTGGGCGCGTTCGTCGACGCCTACTACAACGTCAACTGGGCCTTCCCGAAGCCCCAGGACGGCAGCGGCGTTCCCACCCGCTACGACGCGCGGCAAACTGGCTTCGCCCTGTCGTGGGTCGGCCTCGATGCCTCCTTCGCCCCAGAGCCCGTGGGCGGCACGCTGAGTCTGCGCTTCGGCCCGACAGCGACGGAGCATGCGGGCGCCGACGCGGGCACGGCGCTGGAGCAAGTGGCGCAAGCCTTCGCGTCATGGCGTCCAGGGGGAAGCCACGGCATGCTGCGCCTGGACTTCGGCAAGTTCGAAACGATCTACGGCGCGGAGGTCCCCGAGAGCCACCACAACGCCACCTACACCCGTGGTGTGGTGTGGAGTACGCAGCCCATCTTTCACACCGGCCTGCGGGCGAACCTCGAGCTGATGCCCGAGCTCGGCGTGTCCGCGCTGCTAGTCAACGGCATCAACCGCTCCGAAGACAACAACGTGGGCAAGACCTTTGGTCTACAAGCGACGTTGCGGCCGAACGACTGGCTCTTGGCCAAGGTTGGCTGGCTGGGCGGACCGGAACAAGACGACTTCGCCACCATCTCCTGCCCGGCGGATCAGGCCTACAGCAACGCAACGGGCGCTTGTGAGGACAAGCCGGGCGCCCCCGGTGGCAGCGAGACCGTGGACCGCGGTGGCGCCAACGACTTCGAAGCGTGGAAACATCTCGTCGACGTGGTGGTGGCCGTCACCCCCACACCGGAACTCAGCTTGCTGGCCAATTTCGACTACGGAACCGAAGGCGTTCGCAGCATTGGGCCGGGACTGGACACGGACGTCGAAACCGAGAGCTGGTACGGCGGCATGCTGACCGCGCGCTATGCCTTCACGGAAGTGTTTGCAGTGGCGCTTCGCGGCGAGTACTTGAAAGACGAGCATGGTGCCGTGACTGAGTTGGTGGAGGCTTCCGGCGCGCACGTCACGAATGCCGAGCTGGCGACCGCCACCCTCACCTTGGAGGCCGCGCCGACGGAGAACCTCCTGTTTCGCCTCGAGCAGCGCGGCGACTTTCTGCTCTCGGGCTCCCCGAGCAAGAACGTCTATCGAAACGAGGAACGGGGCGCCGAAGATCAGGTCCACACGACCACCCTTGGCGTGGTCGTGAAGACGGACTGA
- a CDS encoding type IV pilus twitching motility protein PilT, whose product MTQEEGLRINLHQLLRAMIEKGASDMHITTGSPPLLRIDGAIVPLKLPPLSPVETKQLCYSVLTEEQKITFEKLKELDLSFGVKNLSRFRANIFMQRGAVSGAFRSIPFKILSFDELGLPPVVSELAAKPRGLVLVTGPTGSGKSTTLASIIDKINSETRQHIITIEDPIEYLHPHKRCIVNQREVGSDTAKFKDALKYVLRQDPDVVLVGEMRDLETIESALTIAETGHLVFATLHTNSAIQSINRIIDVFPPHQQSQVRAQLSFVLEGVLSQLLLPRAGAPGRVLALEVMVPNAAIRNLIREDKVHQIYSQMQVGQIKHGMQTLNQALYSLFSRRLISLEEAMGRSAEPDELRNMIEGRVPIQAHQAAADLRGR is encoded by the coding sequence ATGACTCAGGAGGAAGGACTCCGCATCAATCTGCACCAGTTGTTGCGCGCCATGATCGAGAAGGGCGCCAGCGACATGCACATCACCACCGGCTCCCCGCCGCTGTTGCGCATCGATGGCGCCATCGTGCCCTTGAAGTTGCCGCCGCTGTCGCCGGTGGAAACGAAGCAACTCTGCTACTCGGTGCTGACCGAGGAGCAGAAGATCACCTTTGAGAAGCTGAAGGAACTCGACCTTTCCTTCGGCGTGAAGAACCTATCGCGCTTTCGCGCCAACATCTTCATGCAGCGTGGGGCGGTGTCCGGCGCGTTCCGGTCCATCCCCTTCAAGATCCTGAGTTTCGACGAGCTCGGCCTACCGCCAGTGGTGTCGGAACTGGCCGCAAAGCCTCGCGGGCTGGTGTTGGTCACCGGACCAACCGGTTCGGGAAAGAGCACGACCCTCGCCTCCATCATCGACAAGATCAACAGCGAGACACGCCAGCACATCATCACCATTGAAGATCCGATCGAGTACTTGCACCCGCACAAGCGCTGCATCGTGAATCAGCGCGAAGTAGGGTCGGACACGGCCAAGTTCAAGGACGCTCTCAAGTACGTTCTGCGCCAGGATCCCGACGTCGTGCTGGTCGGCGAGATGCGTGATCTGGAGACGATCGAATCGGCGCTGACGATCGCCGAAACCGGTCACTTGGTGTTTGCCACGCTGCACACCAACTCGGCCATCCAGAGCATCAACCGCATCATCGACGTGTTTCCGCCGCACCAACAGTCCCAGGTGCGGGCCCAGCTATCCTTCGTGCTCGAAGGCGTGCTGAGCCAGCTGCTCTTGCCGCGAGCGGGAGCACCCGGGCGCGTGCTGGCGCTAGAGGTGATGGTCCCGAACGCGGCCATTCGCAACCTGATCCGGGAGGACAAGGTCCACCAGATCTACTCCCAGATGCAGGTGGGACAGATCAAGCACGGGATGCAGACCCTGAACCAGGCCCTCTACTCCCTATTCTCTCGAAGGCTCATCAGCCTGGAGGAGGCCATGGGCCGCTCGGCGGAGCCCGACGAGCTGCGGAACATGATTGAGGGCCGTGTTCCAATACAGGCACACCAGGCCGCCGCCGACCTTCGCGGCCGGTGA
- the pilB gene encoding type IV-A pilus assembly ATPase PilB, whose product MSNSNRLGELLVREKLISLQQLRQAQDEQRKSGKNLGYALAKLGYISDGEITNFLSSQYRLPAINLDEYEIDGEIIKLVGRDVCEKHKIIPVSRSGSSLIVGMADPTNLHAIDDIKFLTGYNVEPVVASETAILAAIDRYYNVGPSYEEVLEDFDIGDEDIDFSADDDDINVLELERASEDAPVVRLVNVLLLNAIRKGASDIHVEPYEKRLRVRYRVDGVLHEEMSPPLKLKNALVSRIKIMSQLDIAERRLPQDGRIKLKLGKGREMDFRVSILPTMWGEKVVLRLLDKGNLQLDMTKLGFDVGPLEDFAWAINQPWGMVLVTGPTGSGKTTTLYSALSELNQPGVNISTAEDPVEYNLHGINQVQMHDDIGLNFAMGLRSFLRQDPDIIMVGEIRDFETAEISVKAALTGHLVLSTLHTNDAPATISRLLNMGVEPFLITASVNLVLAQRLARRVCMDCRRETPVEAQVLLDLGCSDEQAAVGRIVKGAGCGTCNNTGYKGRVALYEVMRFHDDLKEMVLQGASTAELKAAAIRRGMLTLRMSGITKVLDGVTTPEEILRVTMSD is encoded by the coding sequence ATGAGCAATTCGAATCGACTCGGGGAGCTGCTCGTACGCGAGAAGCTCATCAGCCTGCAACAGCTCCGCCAAGCCCAAGACGAGCAACGCAAAAGCGGCAAGAACTTGGGCTATGCCCTAGCGAAGCTCGGCTACATCTCCGACGGCGAAATCACGAACTTCCTGTCGTCCCAGTACCGCTTGCCCGCCATCAACCTCGACGAGTACGAGATCGATGGGGAGATCATCAAGCTGGTAGGGCGCGATGTCTGTGAAAAGCACAAGATCATTCCTGTCTCACGCTCGGGCTCGTCCCTGATCGTGGGCATGGCGGACCCGACCAATCTGCACGCCATCGACGACATCAAGTTCCTCACGGGCTACAACGTGGAGCCCGTCGTCGCCAGCGAGACGGCGATTCTGGCTGCCATCGACCGCTACTACAACGTAGGCCCCTCCTACGAGGAGGTGCTCGAAGACTTCGACATCGGCGACGAGGACATCGACTTCAGCGCCGATGACGACGACATCAACGTGCTGGAGCTGGAGCGCGCCAGCGAGGACGCGCCCGTGGTGCGCCTGGTGAACGTCCTGCTGCTGAACGCCATTCGCAAAGGTGCCAGCGACATTCACGTGGAGCCCTACGAAAAGCGCCTGCGCGTTCGTTATCGCGTGGACGGCGTGCTGCACGAAGAGATGAGTCCGCCCCTGAAGTTGAAGAACGCTCTCGTCAGCCGCATCAAGATCATGAGTCAGCTCGACATCGCCGAGCGTCGGCTGCCGCAAGACGGCCGCATCAAGCTGAAGCTGGGCAAGGGTCGAGAGATGGACTTCCGTGTGTCCATCCTGCCCACGATGTGGGGAGAAAAGGTCGTGTTGCGCTTGCTGGACAAGGGCAACCTACAGCTGGACATGACGAAGTTGGGGTTTGATGTCGGCCCCTTGGAGGACTTCGCTTGGGCCATCAACCAACCCTGGGGCATGGTCTTGGTCACTGGGCCGACCGGTTCCGGCAAGACCACGACGCTGTACTCGGCTCTCTCGGAATTGAACCAACCCGGCGTCAACATCAGCACGGCCGAGGATCCGGTCGAGTACAACTTGCACGGTATCAACCAGGTGCAGATGCACGACGACATCGGGTTGAACTTCGCCATGGGGCTGCGCTCCTTCCTGCGTCAGGACCCCGACATCATCATGGTCGGCGAGATCCGCGATTTCGAAACGGCGGAAATCAGCGTCAAGGCGGCGCTCACGGGCCACTTGGTGCTCTCGACGCTCCACACCAACGACGCACCAGCGACCATTTCCCGCCTGCTCAACATGGGTGTGGAGCCCTTCCTCATTACCGCCAGTGTCAACCTCGTGCTCGCCCAACGTCTGGCGCGACGCGTCTGCATGGACTGCCGCCGCGAAACCCCCGTGGAAGCCCAAGTATTGCTGGATCTCGGCTGCAGCGACGAGCAGGCCGCGGTCGGCCGCATCGTCAAAGGCGCGGGCTGCGGGACATGCAACAACACTGGCTACAAGGGACGCGTGGCGCTGTATGAAGTGATGCGCTTCCACGACGACCTCAAAGAGATGGTGCTTCAAGGAGCATCCACGGCGGAGCTGAAAGCCGCCGCCATCCGGCGCGGCATGCTCACGTTGCGCATGAGCGGCATCACGAAAGTCTTGGACGGCGTCACGACTCCTGAGGAGATCTTGCGCGTGACCATGTCCGACTAG
- a CDS encoding FHA domain-containing protein translates to MMRPPMGVLGKALSLLRGPDRRLRAAQRAEVEGRLADAVAKYLEAGARDEAARVYCIRADAAPTPRERYQLLGQAISVAGPDAQASFVLRRAELALELLRKGALTLTRPELAAMARDCERSGGAVLAADLFDLAGDAEGRTRALVEAGAVERLERVLEREAANARAERQLESEQQRVLDLEACGRRREALALCDAVGGSDERVQSVASRLRAKRAVGDTFRLRLNGEAVEVAFGQPVTVGRSEATIVLPAPGLSRQHLEIRTGANGPEVCDLGSRNGTTMRGMRLEAPLSVGSGVELELAGQVSVRLAPLAPRGVALEASGRTFLLPLGPLEIEGLRLERADDGWLELESEVGAFLGGLRLDPRVQLCVGDRIATSMDGAALIEVLA, encoded by the coding sequence ATGATGCGGCCTCCCATGGGGGTCCTTGGCAAAGCGCTCTCCCTCCTTCGTGGCCCAGACCGCCGGCTGCGTGCCGCGCAGCGCGCCGAAGTCGAGGGGCGGCTCGCAGACGCCGTGGCAAAGTACCTGGAGGCGGGTGCCCGCGACGAGGCAGCGCGCGTGTACTGCATTCGAGCCGATGCCGCGCCGACCCCACGCGAGCGCTATCAGCTGCTCGGGCAGGCAATTTCCGTTGCGGGTCCGGACGCGCAAGCTTCCTTCGTCTTGCGACGTGCCGAGTTGGCGCTCGAGCTGCTGCGCAAGGGGGCCCTCACGCTCACGCGTCCCGAACTGGCCGCGATGGCCCGGGACTGCGAGCGCAGCGGCGGCGCAGTGCTTGCCGCGGATCTCTTCGACTTGGCCGGCGACGCCGAGGGGCGCACGCGTGCGCTAGTCGAAGCGGGGGCCGTGGAGCGTCTGGAGCGGGTGCTGGAACGGGAGGCGGCAAATGCTCGTGCCGAGCGCCAGCTCGAATCCGAGCAGCAACGGGTGCTGGATCTCGAGGCCTGCGGCCGCCGGCGCGAGGCACTGGCGCTTTGCGATGCGGTGGGCGGCAGCGACGAGCGGGTGCAGTCCGTGGCGTCACGGCTTCGAGCCAAGCGCGCCGTGGGAGATACCTTTCGCCTGCGGCTGAACGGAGAAGCGGTGGAAGTCGCTTTTGGACAGCCCGTCACCGTCGGCCGTTCGGAGGCGACCATCGTTCTGCCCGCTCCTGGTCTCAGTCGTCAGCACTTGGAGATCCGCACGGGCGCGAACGGACCGGAGGTATGTGACCTTGGTTCGCGCAACGGAACCACGATGCGTGGGATGCGACTCGAGGCCCCGCTGTCCGTCGGCTCCGGGGTGGAGCTGGAGCTCGCGGGCCAGGTGTCAGTTCGCCTCGCGCCCCTCGCACCTCGCGGAGTTGCCCTGGAGGCGTCCGGGCGCACGTTTCTGCTGCCTCTCGGACCACTGGAGATCGAGGGGCTACGTCTGGAGCGCGCGGACGACGGTTGGCTGGAGTTGGAGAGCGAGGTCGGAGCGTTCCTAGGGGGCTTGCGCCTCGATCCGCGCGTGCAGCTCTGCGTTGGCGATCGCATCGCGACGTCCATGGATGGCGCGGCGCTGATCGAGGTGCTGGCGTGA